In a genomic window of Amycolatopsis japonica:
- a CDS encoding TetR/AcrR family transcriptional regulator: protein MVKGQASEARTRLLTTATRLFYAEGIHSVGIDRIVAEAKVTRATLYRHFPGKDDLIVYYLQEADQAIRGQIEAIVARGAAAPDTLRAIAADITEGIRSPGFRGCAFLNAASEYPDPAHPVHKAVLAHRHWFAGVITGVLAHLGSARAEVAARRFVLLRDGAMATGCLTDSAPICETFLEGVDDLLRLHVTS, encoded by the coding sequence ATGGTTAAAGGTCAAGCGTCCGAAGCGCGCACAAGGCTGCTCACCACGGCGACCAGGCTCTTCTACGCGGAGGGCATCCACTCCGTGGGCATCGACCGGATCGTGGCCGAAGCGAAGGTGACCCGCGCGACCCTGTACCGGCATTTCCCGGGCAAGGACGATCTGATCGTCTACTACCTGCAGGAAGCCGACCAGGCGATCCGTGGGCAGATCGAGGCCATCGTCGCCCGGGGGGCGGCGGCGCCGGACACGCTGCGGGCGATCGCCGCCGACATCACGGAGGGCATCCGGTCACCCGGCTTCCGCGGCTGCGCCTTCCTCAACGCCGCGTCGGAGTATCCGGACCCGGCCCATCCCGTGCACAAAGCCGTCCTCGCCCATCGGCACTGGTTCGCGGGCGTGATCACCGGCGTGCTGGCCCACTTGGGGAGCGCGCGGGCCGAGGTCGCGGCCCGGCGCTTCGTCCTGCTGCGGGACGGCGCGATGGCCACGGGCTGTCTGACCGACTCCGCGCCGATCTGCGAAACCTTCCTTGAGGGAGTCGACGACCTGTTGCGGCTTCACGTCACGTCGTGA
- a CDS encoding cytochrome P450 — protein MSVEEIFAFHAQEVGPVRYAESFGAWVVTRYSEVDRVLTDHTVFSSDELRHSVGPVPHGSNPLVRGLQAMDPPRHHALRRIVSQVFTPRAVASLEPGITARVDALLASAGADFDLVGELAYPLSVHTIAGLLGVRPSRWPDFVRWTEAITSFFGTFTADESRQAAFHEAISELGDYFREEFARPTGIIATLLASDLTEDELIDFCALLLINGHETTKTLLVNAVLCLASRPKPADLRPAVEEVLRYLPPTGGTDRFVTRPTVLGGRELRPGQRVVAMISAANRDPAVFADPHTFDPGRMPNPHLSFGHGVHFCLGAHLARMEVRIALAALLDRSWSITDLDTRRTPVGIDVLEVSLASAAEADRRDEEEDPAEYGVSGQIDQ, from the coding sequence ATGTCCGTCGAGGAGATCTTCGCTTTCCACGCCCAAGAAGTGGGTCCGGTGCGGTACGCCGAGTCGTTCGGCGCCTGGGTGGTGACCCGGTATTCCGAAGTGGACAGAGTGCTCACCGACCACACGGTGTTCTCGTCCGACGAGCTGCGCCACAGCGTCGGGCCGGTCCCGCACGGCTCGAATCCGTTGGTGCGCGGCCTTCAGGCGATGGATCCGCCCCGCCATCACGCGCTGCGCCGGATCGTCAGCCAGGTCTTCACGCCCCGGGCCGTGGCGTCACTGGAACCGGGGATCACGGCGCGGGTCGACGCGCTGCTCGCCTCGGCCGGGGCGGATTTCGACCTGGTCGGGGAGCTGGCCTACCCGTTGTCGGTGCACACGATCGCGGGCCTGCTCGGCGTACGACCGTCGCGGTGGCCGGATTTCGTCCGCTGGACCGAGGCGATCACGTCGTTCTTCGGCACTTTCACCGCGGACGAGTCGCGTCAGGCCGCCTTCCACGAGGCGATCTCCGAACTGGGGGACTACTTCCGCGAAGAGTTCGCGCGCCCGACCGGCATCATCGCGACCCTCCTGGCGTCGGATCTCACCGAGGACGAGCTGATCGATTTCTGCGCGTTGCTGCTGATCAACGGCCACGAAACGACCAAGACCCTGCTCGTGAACGCCGTTCTTTGCCTCGCGTCCCGGCCGAAGCCCGCCGACCTGCGGCCCGCCGTCGAGGAGGTCCTGCGCTACCTGCCGCCCACGGGCGGGACGGACCGGTTCGTCACCCGGCCGACCGTCCTCGGCGGCCGGGAACTCCGTCCGGGCCAGAGGGTCGTCGCGATGATCTCGGCGGCGAACCGTGATCCCGCGGTCTTCGCGGACCCGCATACCTTCGACCCGGGCCGGATGCCCAACCCTCACCTGTCCTTCGGCCACGGCGTCCACTTCTGCCTGGGTGCCCATCTCGCCAGGATGGAGGTCCGGATCGCCCTCGCGGCCCTGCTGGACCGTTCCTGGTCGATCACGGACCTGGACACCCGTCGCACCCCGGTCGGCATCGACGTCCTGGAGGTCTCTCTGGCGTCAGCGGCCGAGGCGGATCGCCGAGACGAGGAAGAAGATCCCGCCGAGTACGGCGTATCCGGCCAGATTGACCAGTGA
- a CDS encoding helix-turn-helix domain-containing protein, whose amino-acid sequence MTSDFAPPADLADRVGRMWRRSGELPPALPQPYVDLLVFADGSLWLTGPETEARTGKLAEPLTGLRLRPGTCASVLGIAADEVPLAGMPLPGSGLVAAFRALRAPARPADPAVAQMLQAVRETPGAPVSDHAAAAGLSERQLRRRFSVAVGLSPKAYARVVRLHRAMALARSSPAPDWAEIAVRSGFYDQPHMLAEFRRAVGSSCVRFFQAASADG is encoded by the coding sequence GTGACCAGCGATTTCGCCCCGCCCGCCGACCTGGCCGACCGCGTCGGCCGGATGTGGCGGCGCAGCGGGGAACTGCCGCCCGCGCTGCCGCAGCCGTATGTGGACCTGTTGGTGTTCGCGGACGGTTCCCTGTGGTTGACCGGCCCGGAAACGGAAGCCAGGACCGGGAAGCTGGCCGAGCCGTTGACGGGCTTGCGGTTGCGGCCGGGGACGTGTGCCTCGGTGCTGGGGATCGCCGCGGACGAGGTGCCCTTGGCCGGGATGCCGCTCCCCGGTTCCGGTCTCGTCGCCGCGTTCCGGGCCTTGCGGGCACCGGCCCGCCCGGCTGACCCGGCGGTCGCTCAGATGCTCCAGGCCGTACGCGAGACGCCCGGGGCGCCGGTGTCCGATCACGCGGCCGCGGCCGGGCTGTCCGAGCGACAGCTGCGGCGACGGTTTTCGGTGGCCGTGGGGCTGAGCCCCAAGGCGTACGCACGGGTGGTGCGGTTGCACCGCGCGATGGCGCTGGCGCGGTCGTCTCCGGCGCCGGACTGGGCGGAGATCGCCGTCCGCAGCGGGTTCTACGACCAGCCGCATATGCTCGCGGAGTTCCGGCGCGCGGTCGGGTCGTCGTGTGTCCGTTTCTTCCAAGCGGCGTCAGCGGACGGATAG
- a CDS encoding shikimate dehydrogenase, with the protein MSGYLIGLVGTGIGPSLSPALHEREADELGLRYLYRRLDLDVLRLPIGEVLAAARTAGFDGLNITHPVKQQVLPYLDDVAPDAAALGAVNTVVFREGLATGHNTDATGFARNLTRGLPDADMDTVVLLGAGGAGAAVAHALLSLGTGRLIVHDVDATRAGTLVSALRRRFGDDRALSGSLDDVRGADGLVHATPTGMAAYPGSPVPAESLREGMWVADIVYRPLETTLLKQARERGCRTLHGGGMVVFQAADSFRLFTGAEPDADRMLRHFEALEGKPAHAR; encoded by the coding sequence GTGAGCGGCTACCTCATCGGCCTGGTCGGCACCGGTATCGGGCCGTCGCTGAGCCCGGCGCTGCACGAACGGGAAGCCGACGAACTCGGGTTGCGCTATCTCTACCGGCGCCTCGACCTCGACGTGCTGAGGCTCCCGATCGGTGAGGTGCTGGCAGCGGCCCGGACCGCGGGCTTCGACGGTCTCAACATCACGCATCCGGTGAAACAACAGGTGTTGCCGTATCTCGACGACGTGGCGCCCGACGCCGCGGCACTCGGCGCGGTGAACACGGTGGTGTTCCGCGAAGGGCTCGCGACCGGGCACAACACGGACGCGACCGGTTTCGCCCGCAACCTCACCCGAGGGCTGCCGGACGCCGACATGGACACCGTCGTCCTCCTCGGCGCGGGCGGGGCGGGCGCGGCGGTGGCGCATGCACTGCTCTCCCTGGGAACCGGACGGCTGATCGTGCACGACGTCGACGCCACGCGGGCCGGAACGCTGGTCTCCGCGCTGCGACGGCGTTTCGGTGACGACAGGGCCCTTTCCGGTTCCCTCGACGACGTCCGGGGTGCCGACGGCCTCGTCCACGCCACGCCGACCGGGATGGCCGCGTACCCGGGCTCGCCGGTTCCCGCCGAGTCGCTGCGCGAGGGGATGTGGGTGGCCGACATCGTGTACCGGCCGCTGGAGACCACGCTGCTCAAGCAGGCGCGCGAACGGGGCTGCCGGACGCTGCACGGCGGCGGGATGGTGGTGTTCCAGGCGGCGGACTCGTTCCGCCTGTTCACCGGCGCGGAGCCGGACGCCGACCGGATGCTCCGGCATTTCGAAGCACTGGAAGGAAAACCCGCCCATGCCCGGTGA
- a CDS encoding IclR family transcriptional regulator, whose protein sequence is MPGNLSTPGAGVVSRAFALLGAFDVDHRELSLTELANRAGLPLPTAHRLARDLVGLGALERREDRYAVGRRLWDLGLLAPVQFELRQIAAPFLQDLYGATGATVHLGERNGDQVLYLDRLSGNASVPVVSRIGGRLPLHATGVGKVLLAWAPEDVQRQVLASLTRVTPYTVTQPGRLREQLRRVRREGYAQTVEEMSRGACSVAVPIRQSGGDVVAALGLVVPDLSRGRARLIAALQVAAAGIGRSLRVSLSGSEH, encoded by the coding sequence ATGCCCGGCAATCTGTCCACGCCCGGCGCCGGTGTCGTCTCGCGGGCGTTCGCGCTGCTCGGCGCCTTCGACGTCGACCATCGCGAGCTGTCGCTGACCGAACTCGCGAACCGCGCCGGCCTGCCGCTGCCCACCGCGCACCGGCTCGCGCGCGATCTCGTGGGCCTGGGCGCACTGGAGCGGCGCGAAGATCGGTACGCCGTCGGCAGGCGGCTGTGGGACCTCGGGCTGCTCGCGCCCGTGCAGTTCGAACTGCGGCAGATCGCCGCTCCGTTCCTCCAGGATCTCTACGGCGCGACCGGTGCCACCGTGCACCTCGGCGAGCGGAACGGCGACCAGGTGCTCTACCTCGACCGGCTGTCCGGGAACGCGTCCGTGCCGGTCGTCAGCCGGATCGGCGGACGGCTGCCGCTGCACGCCACCGGGGTCGGGAAGGTCCTGCTGGCCTGGGCGCCGGAGGACGTCCAGCGTCAGGTGCTCGCCTCGCTGACCCGTGTCACGCCGTACACCGTCACTCAACCAGGCCGCCTGCGCGAACAATTGCGACGCGTCCGCCGGGAGGGTTACGCGCAGACCGTCGAGGAGATGAGCCGGGGCGCCTGCTCGGTCGCCGTACCGATCCGGCAGTCCGGTGGCGACGTCGTCGCCGCGCTCGGCCTGGTCGTCCCGGATCTGAGCCGCGGCCGGGCAAGGTTGATCGCCGCGCTCCAGGTCGCGGCCGCCGGGATCGGCCGGAGCCTGCGGGTTTCACTGAGTGGAAGCGAACACTAG
- a CDS encoding bifunctional sugar phosphate isomerase/epimerase/4-hydroxyphenylpyruvate dioxygenase family protein translates to MPGDTAIATVCLSGTLEDKLAAAAAAGFHGVEIFENDLIASRRSPSEIRRLCADLGLTIDLYQPFRDFEAVPPDLLRANLRRARRKFDLMAELGADTVLVCSSVSPDAVDDDELAAAQLRELAELAGERGIRVAYEALAWGRFVNTYEHAWRIVRRADHPALGVCLDSFHILSRRSDPRAIRTIPGEKIFFLQLADAPLLDMDVLHWSRHHRLFPGQGAFDLTAFTGHVVAAGYLGPLSLEVFNDVFRQADPRPAAVDAMRSLVALRESVGVLELPEAPRLDGHAFAELAVPGTVLADLGFAHVGTHRSKPVQLWQQGSARLLVNEAAEDGTISALGLISANPAGSARRAESLLAPVLPREHGPGEADLSAVAAPDGTEIFFCGGDGWLQDFVPTRAVQSGAGITGIDHVALTQPFDHFDEATLFYRSVLGLRPDPVSEFAAPFGLVRSRAVGDRDVRLTLDSALVRRGEWAPGVPSPQHVALTCDDALAVARALREAGAPLLEIPGNYYDDLEARFDLPFAARLRENSVLYDRDEDGEFLHFCTELVGSRVFFEVVQRIGGYRGYGVVNTPVYMTAHRERRLSLAGVE, encoded by the coding sequence ATGCCCGGTGACACCGCCATCGCGACCGTCTGCCTTTCCGGCACGCTCGAGGACAAACTCGCCGCGGCCGCCGCGGCGGGTTTCCACGGTGTCGAGATCTTCGAGAACGACCTGATCGCGTCGAGGAGGTCGCCGTCGGAGATCCGGCGGCTCTGCGCGGATCTCGGGCTGACGATCGACCTCTACCAGCCGTTCCGCGATTTCGAGGCGGTGCCGCCGGACCTGCTCCGGGCGAACCTCCGCCGGGCGCGACGGAAGTTCGACCTCATGGCCGAACTCGGGGCGGACACCGTCCTGGTCTGCTCGTCGGTCTCGCCGGACGCCGTCGACGACGACGAGCTCGCCGCCGCGCAGCTTCGGGAACTGGCCGAACTGGCGGGGGAACGCGGGATCCGTGTCGCCTACGAAGCACTCGCGTGGGGCCGGTTCGTGAACACCTACGAGCACGCGTGGCGCATCGTGCGGCGGGCCGATCACCCGGCCTTGGGAGTGTGTCTCGACAGCTTCCACATCCTGTCGCGGCGCAGCGATCCCCGCGCGATCCGGACGATCCCGGGGGAGAAGATCTTCTTCCTGCAACTGGCCGACGCGCCATTGCTGGACATGGACGTGCTGCACTGGAGCAGGCATCACCGGCTCTTCCCGGGGCAGGGCGCGTTCGATCTGACCGCGTTCACCGGGCACGTGGTGGCGGCCGGTTATCTAGGGCCGCTTTCACTGGAGGTCTTCAACGACGTCTTCCGGCAGGCGGACCCGCGGCCCGCGGCGGTCGACGCCATGCGATCGCTGGTGGCCTTGCGTGAATCCGTCGGCGTTCTTGAGCTTCCCGAGGCTCCTCGGCTGGACGGCCACGCCTTCGCGGAACTCGCCGTGCCGGGAACGGTGCTCGCAGACCTCGGCTTCGCCCACGTCGGAACGCATCGCTCGAAGCCGGTTCAGCTGTGGCAACAGGGATCGGCGCGGTTGCTGGTGAACGAAGCCGCCGAGGACGGCACGATCAGCGCACTCGGCCTGATCAGCGCGAATCCGGCCGGATCGGCGCGGCGCGCGGAGTCCTTGCTCGCTCCCGTGCTGCCCCGCGAGCACGGCCCCGGCGAGGCGGATCTGTCCGCCGTCGCCGCGCCGGACGGCACCGAGATCTTCTTCTGCGGCGGCGATGGATGGCTTCAGGACTTCGTTCCGACCAGGGCGGTGCAGTCCGGGGCGGGGATCACCGGCATCGACCACGTCGCCTTGACCCAGCCTTTCGACCATTTCGACGAGGCGACGCTGTTCTATCGTTCGGTGCTGGGCTTGCGGCCCGACCCGGTGTCCGAGTTCGCGGCTCCGTTCGGGCTCGTGCGCAGCCGGGCGGTCGGCGATCGGGACGTCCGCTTGACGCTCGACAGCGCCTTGGTGAGGCGAGGGGAGTGGGCGCCGGGAGTGCCGTCGCCGCAACACGTCGCGCTCACTTGCGATGACGCTCTTGCGGTCGCGCGTGCCCTGCGGGAGGCCGGTGCGCCGCTGCTGGAGATCCCCGGGAACTACTACGACGACCTCGAAGCGCGGTTCGATCTGCCCTTCGCCGCGCGGCTGCGGGAGAACTCGGTGCTGTACGACCGTGACGAGGACGGCGAATTCCTGCACTTCTGCACCGAACTGGTCGGCTCCCGGGTCTTTTTCGAGGTGGTGCAACGGATCGGCGGCTACCGCGGCTACGGGGTCGTCAACACGCCGGTGTACATGACCGCCCATCGTGAGCGGCGGCTCAGTCTGGCCGGTGTTGAATGA
- a CDS encoding TetR/AcrR family transcriptional regulator translates to MAAPSSEVERQRDKERTRAEILAVATREFADKGYAGARVDEIAARTSTTKRMIYYYFGGKEQLYVAALERAYATIRALEQDLDVDHLEPEDAIRQLAELTFDHHEANPDFIRLVSIENIHHGEHIARSEALSGMANPALDVLSRILDRGREAGRFREDVDALDVHMVISSFCVFRLANRHTFSAIFGRDMLDPARRAHYRLMLGDLVIEYLTA, encoded by the coding sequence GTGGCCGCACCGTCGTCCGAGGTCGAGCGCCAGCGCGACAAGGAACGCACCCGCGCCGAAATCCTCGCGGTGGCCACCAGGGAGTTCGCCGACAAGGGCTACGCCGGCGCGAGAGTGGACGAGATCGCCGCCCGCACGAGCACCACGAAGCGGATGATCTACTACTACTTCGGCGGCAAGGAGCAGCTCTACGTCGCCGCGCTCGAGCGGGCGTACGCGACCATCCGCGCGCTCGAACAGGATCTGGACGTCGACCACCTCGAACCCGAGGACGCGATCCGCCAGCTCGCCGAGCTCACCTTCGACCACCACGAGGCGAACCCGGACTTCATCCGCCTCGTGAGCATCGAGAACATCCACCACGGCGAGCACATCGCGCGCTCGGAAGCCTTGTCCGGCATGGCGAACCCGGCCCTCGACGTGCTCTCCCGCATCCTCGACCGCGGCCGCGAGGCCGGCCGGTTCCGCGAGGACGTTGACGCGCTCGACGTGCACATGGTGATCAGCTCGTTCTGCGTGTTCCGCCTCGCGAACCGGCACACCTTCTCCGCGATCTTCGGGCGGGACATGCTCGACCCGGCCCGCCGCGCCCACTATCGCCTGATGCTGGGCGACCTGGTGATCGAGTACCTGACCGCCTGA
- a CDS encoding ArsB/NhaD family transporter, which translates to MLSIALLLIVLAFAVIRPRGLPEAVAAVPAAGIVLVAGAISFPDALDEVTRLAPVVGFLAAVLVLAKLCDDEGLFQAAGTLMARFSRGKPRRLLPAVFAVAAAVTVVLSLDATVVLLTPVVFATAARMGARAKPHAYACTHLANSASLLLPVSNLTNLLAVAATGISFLRFTALMTLPWLAAVLTEYLVFRRFFAADLAARPRGGKVVTAGKVPTFVLVVLGLTLAGFVVTSLMDVSPAWAAFAGAAVLACRALAQRRTSPAAIVRSASIPFVAFVLALAIVVRAVVDNGLDEALGHLVPTSTSFLALLGAAAVAAVLANLINNLPAVLVLLPLATAGGTPVVLAVLIGVNLGPNLTYVGSLATLLWRRILHRHDTRPDLGEFTRLGLLTVPASIVLAVAGLWLGLALTSTQ; encoded by the coding sequence GTGTTGTCCATCGCGCTCCTGCTGATCGTCCTGGCCTTCGCGGTGATCAGGCCACGCGGCCTCCCGGAGGCGGTCGCCGCCGTCCCCGCCGCCGGGATCGTGCTGGTGGCGGGTGCGATCTCGTTCCCCGACGCGCTCGACGAGGTCACCAGGCTCGCCCCGGTCGTCGGCTTCCTCGCCGCGGTGCTCGTCCTGGCCAAACTGTGCGACGACGAAGGGCTGTTCCAAGCGGCGGGAACGCTCATGGCGCGGTTCAGCCGGGGGAAGCCTCGACGGCTGCTGCCCGCGGTGTTCGCGGTCGCGGCGGCGGTCACCGTGGTGCTCAGCCTGGACGCCACCGTCGTCCTGCTGACCCCCGTCGTGTTCGCCACCGCCGCGCGGATGGGCGCGCGGGCCAAACCGCACGCCTACGCCTGCACGCATCTGGCGAACTCGGCCTCGTTGCTGCTGCCGGTGTCCAACCTGACCAACCTGCTCGCCGTCGCCGCGACCGGGATCTCGTTCCTGCGGTTCACCGCGCTGATGACCTTGCCCTGGCTCGCGGCGGTCCTCACCGAATACCTGGTGTTCCGCCGGTTCTTCGCCGCCGACCTGGCGGCCCGGCCGCGGGGCGGGAAGGTCGTCACGGCCGGGAAGGTCCCGACGTTCGTCCTGGTCGTGCTCGGGCTGACACTGGCGGGTTTCGTCGTCACGTCGCTGATGGACGTCAGCCCCGCGTGGGCCGCGTTCGCCGGAGCCGCCGTCCTGGCCTGCCGCGCGCTCGCGCAGCGGCGGACCTCCCCCGCCGCGATCGTCCGCTCGGCGAGCATTCCCTTCGTCGCTTTCGTACTGGCGCTGGCGATCGTGGTCCGCGCCGTGGTCGACAACGGACTGGACGAGGCACTCGGCCACCTGGTGCCGACGTCGACTTCGTTCCTCGCCCTGCTCGGTGCCGCCGCGGTGGCGGCCGTCCTCGCCAACCTGATCAACAACCTTCCCGCGGTGCTCGTGCTGCTGCCGCTGGCCACCGCGGGCGGGACACCTGTGGTGCTGGCCGTGCTGATCGGCGTCAACCTCGGGCCGAACCTCACCTACGTCGGCTCGCTGGCGACGTTGTTGTGGCGGAGGATCCTGCACCGGCACGACACCCGGCCCGATCTCGGCGAGTTCACGCGGCTCGGGCTGCTGACCGTTCCGGCGTCCATCGTGCTCGCCGTCGCCGGCCTGTGGCTCGGCCTCGCCTTGACTTCCACTCAGTGA
- a CDS encoding MFS transporter, producing the protein MPRKAASAAWIGSALEYYDFFIYGTAAALVFNKVFFPASSPATGTLLALATFGVGYLARPVGAFVLGHVGDRLGRKKVLVFTLVLMGATTFLVGCLPTYASVGVLAPVLLVILRLLQGLSAAGEQAGANSMSLEHAPSHRRGYYTSFTLSGTQAGQILATAVFLPIAALPQDQLLTWGWRIPFWCSAAVVVVGFVIRRKIDETPVFEQNRSDVAKLPVAVLFRTHWKDVLRVVVAATIASVSTIFTVYALSYAVNTIGLDRGPILWVGVLANVVALLAIPFLAGLSDRVGRKPVFIAGCLACAALIFPYLWSISDGSYPLIFTVGILLFGVAYSAVNGVWPSFYGEMFSAKVRLSGMAIGTQIGFAIAGFAPSVVAAIGSGKDDWLGVAVFTAAVCLLSAAAALTARETHDVPTEDLGTDGQNPGQPRRKNTNAASSAAAGSASTPARSGTSRT; encoded by the coding sequence ATGCCCCGCAAGGCCGCATCGGCCGCCTGGATCGGCAGCGCCTTGGAGTACTACGACTTCTTCATCTACGGAACCGCCGCCGCACTGGTGTTCAACAAGGTCTTCTTCCCCGCCTCCTCCCCCGCCACCGGCACGCTGCTCGCGCTGGCGACCTTCGGCGTCGGCTACCTCGCCCGCCCGGTCGGCGCGTTCGTGCTCGGGCACGTCGGAGACCGGCTCGGCCGCAAGAAGGTCCTGGTGTTCACGCTGGTGCTGATGGGCGCCACGACGTTCCTGGTCGGCTGCCTGCCGACGTATGCCTCAGTCGGTGTGCTCGCGCCGGTCCTGCTGGTGATCCTCCGTCTGCTGCAAGGACTTTCGGCCGCCGGCGAACAGGCGGGCGCCAACTCGATGTCGCTGGAACACGCGCCGTCCCACCGGCGCGGCTACTACACGAGCTTCACCCTCAGCGGCACTCAGGCCGGGCAGATCCTCGCCACCGCGGTCTTCCTGCCGATCGCCGCGCTCCCCCAGGACCAGTTGCTCACCTGGGGCTGGCGGATCCCGTTCTGGTGCAGCGCCGCCGTCGTGGTCGTCGGGTTCGTGATCCGCCGCAAGATCGACGAAACCCCCGTGTTCGAACAGAACCGGTCCGACGTCGCCAAACTGCCGGTCGCCGTGCTGTTCCGGACGCACTGGAAGGACGTGCTCCGCGTCGTCGTCGCGGCCACCATCGCCTCGGTCAGCACGATCTTCACCGTGTACGCGCTGAGCTACGCGGTCAACACGATCGGGCTGGACCGCGGACCGATTTTGTGGGTCGGAGTACTGGCAAACGTCGTCGCGCTGCTCGCGATCCCGTTCCTGGCAGGGCTTTCCGACCGGGTCGGCCGCAAACCGGTGTTCATCGCGGGCTGCCTCGCCTGCGCGGCGCTGATCTTCCCGTACCTGTGGTCCATTTCGGACGGTTCGTATCCGCTGATCTTCACCGTCGGGATCCTGCTTTTCGGCGTCGCCTACAGTGCCGTCAACGGGGTGTGGCCGTCGTTCTACGGTGAGATGTTCAGCGCCAAGGTCCGGCTTTCGGGGATGGCGATCGGCACGCAGATCGGGTTCGCCATCGCCGGGTTCGCCCCGAGCGTGGTGGCCGCGATCGGCTCGGGGAAGGACGACTGGCTCGGCGTCGCCGTCTTCACCGCCGCCGTATGCCTTCTCAGCGCCGCGGCCGCGCTCACCGCACGCGAAACGCACGACGTGCCGACAGAGGACCTCGGCACGGACGGTCAGAACCCCGGCCAGCCCCGCCGCAAGAACACGAACGCGGCGTCCAGCGCGGCGGCGGGATCCGCCTCGACCCCGGCCAGGTCCGGGACCTCCAGGACATAG
- a CDS encoding 4-hydroxybenzoate 3-monooxygenase produces MRTPVAIVGAGPAGLLLSHLLDLAGVESVLVETRSREYVEARIRAGILEQSTVDLLRETGLGDRLDREGDEHRGIYLQWPEERHHLDFVDLVGRSVTVYGQTEVTKDLGKAREAAGQQIHYEVTGTAVHDIETDRPYVTFTDADGVQQRLDADVVVGCDGSFGPCRTAIPDAAKQTWERTYPYSWLGVLADVAPSTDELIYAWHPDGFAMHSMRSATVSRLYLQVPNGTDIGDWSDERIWEALATRLGHGQDGWTLTPGPITDKSVLPMRSFVQQPMRHGRLFLAGDAAHIVPPTGAKGLNLAVADVALLAPALAALVRDKDFTLADAYSDTALRRVWRCTHFSWWMTTMLHRSDDPFDRQLQLSQLQWLARSEAGRAGLAENYAGLPIGF; encoded by the coding sequence ATGCGTACCCCAGTCGCCATCGTCGGCGCCGGCCCGGCCGGACTCCTCCTGTCGCATCTGCTCGATCTGGCGGGGGTCGAATCGGTGCTCGTGGAGACCCGCTCGCGCGAGTACGTCGAGGCGCGGATCCGGGCGGGCATCCTCGAACAGTCCACAGTGGACCTCCTTCGCGAGACCGGTCTCGGCGACCGGCTGGACCGGGAGGGCGACGAGCACCGTGGGATCTACCTGCAGTGGCCGGAGGAACGGCACCATCTCGACTTCGTGGACCTGGTCGGGCGAAGCGTCACCGTGTACGGCCAGACCGAGGTGACGAAGGACCTCGGCAAGGCGCGTGAGGCGGCCGGGCAACAAATCCACTACGAGGTCACCGGCACCGCCGTACACGACATCGAGACCGACCGGCCGTACGTCACGTTCACCGACGCCGACGGCGTACAGCAGCGGCTCGACGCCGACGTCGTCGTCGGCTGCGACGGCTCGTTCGGGCCTTGCCGCACCGCGATCCCCGACGCCGCGAAGCAGACTTGGGAGCGCACCTATCCCTACTCGTGGCTCGGCGTCCTCGCCGACGTCGCCCCGTCGACCGACGAGCTCATCTACGCCTGGCATCCCGACGGTTTCGCCATGCACTCGATGCGCTCGGCCACCGTCAGCAGGCTGTACCTGCAGGTGCCCAACGGCACCGACATCGGCGACTGGTCCGACGAGCGGATCTGGGAGGCACTCGCGACCCGGCTCGGCCACGGCCAGGACGGCTGGACGCTCACGCCGGGACCGATCACCGACAAGAGTGTGCTGCCGATGCGCAGTTTCGTGCAGCAGCCCATGCGGCACGGCCGTCTCTTCCTCGCCGGCGACGCCGCCCACATCGTGCCGCCCACCGGCGCCAAGGGGCTCAACCTCGCCGTCGCCGACGTCGCCCTCCTCGCCCCCGCGCTCGCCGCTTTGGTGCGGGACAAGGACTTCACCCTCGCCGACGCCTACTCCGACACCGCGCTGCGCCGGGTCTGGCGGTGTACGCATTTCTCGTGGTGGATGACGACGATGCTGCACCGTTCGGACGATCCATTCGACCGGCAGTTGCAGCTTTCGCAGCTGCAGTGGCTGGCACGGAGCGAAGCGGGCCGCGCCGGGCTCGCGGAGAACTACGCGGGACTGCCCATCGGATTCTGA